The Chroicocephalus ridibundus chromosome 3, bChrRid1.1, whole genome shotgun sequence genome has a segment encoding these proteins:
- the LOC134513447 gene encoding cytochrome c oxidase subunit 7A2, mitochondrial translates to MWRNLLGLRQISQRTISTASRRQFENRVPEKQKLFQEDNGIPVHLKGGVMDALLYRVTMGLTVFGTAYVVYELLVASMPKKQK, encoded by the exons ATGTGGCGGAACCTGCTG gGTCTTCGCCAGATTTCCCAGAGGACCATAAGCACTGCTTCACGCAGGCAGTTTGAAAATAGAGTTCCTGAGAAGCAGAAGCTTTTTCAG GAGGATAATGGCATTCCAGTGCATCTTAAAGGTGGTGTAATGGATGCTCTGTTGTATAGAGTCACCATGGGTCTGACAGTTTTTG GAACGGCCTATGTTGTTTATGAGCTGCTTGTCGCTTCAATGCCCAAGAAGCAGAAATGA